From a single Catenulispora sp. EB89 genomic region:
- a CDS encoding N-acetylglucosamine kinase, giving the protein MGVTGAAVLAIDGGNSKTEVALATADGTVLACVQVGGFTPHLDGMAGAVSVAGQGVALIRAELGLPADRPVAELLAAYVAGADFPVEVEALTAEFAGRGWAERTVVDNDSFALMRSGTSRPWGVAVVCGAGMNCVGIAPDGRHARFPAIGTVSGDWGGGPGIGETAHWFAVRAEDGRGAPTVLRKAVAEYFGCASMAELVEAIHFGRIADDRFGELAPLVFEVAGLGDEVALSIVERLADEVCALAFAAMGRLDLMDSEVEVVLGGGVLRARQPLLTAGIDRRFAKRAPRAVLTVAEERPIHGAVLLGLDELARR; this is encoded by the coding sequence GTGGGCGTGACCGGGGCGGCCGTCCTGGCGATCGACGGCGGGAACAGCAAGACCGAGGTGGCGCTGGCAACGGCGGACGGCACGGTGCTGGCCTGCGTCCAGGTCGGCGGCTTCACGCCGCACCTGGACGGCATGGCCGGGGCGGTGTCGGTGGCCGGGCAAGGCGTGGCGCTGATCCGCGCCGAGCTGGGGCTGCCGGCCGACCGGCCGGTGGCCGAGCTGCTGGCCGCCTACGTCGCCGGAGCGGACTTCCCGGTCGAGGTCGAGGCGCTGACCGCGGAGTTCGCCGGGCGCGGCTGGGCCGAGCGCACCGTCGTCGACAACGACTCGTTCGCGCTGATGCGCTCGGGGACGTCGCGGCCCTGGGGTGTGGCCGTGGTCTGCGGGGCGGGCATGAACTGCGTCGGCATCGCCCCGGACGGCCGCCACGCGCGGTTCCCGGCGATCGGCACGGTCTCCGGCGACTGGGGCGGCGGCCCGGGCATCGGCGAGACCGCGCACTGGTTCGCGGTGCGCGCCGAGGACGGCCGGGGAGCCCCGACGGTGCTGCGCAAGGCGGTGGCCGAGTACTTCGGCTGCGCCTCGATGGCCGAGCTGGTGGAGGCCATCCACTTCGGCCGGATCGCCGACGACCGCTTCGGCGAGCTGGCGCCGCTGGTGTTCGAGGTCGCCGGGCTCGGCGACGAGGTGGCGCTGTCGATCGTGGAGCGGCTGGCCGACGAGGTCTGCGCGCTGGCGTTCGCCGCGATGGGCCGGCTGGACCTGATGGACTCCGAGGTCGAGGTGGTGCTCGGCGGCGGGGTGCTGCGGGCCCGGCAGCCGCTGCTGACGGCCGGCATCGACCGGCGGTTCGCCAAGCGGGCGCCGCGCGCGGTGCTCACCGTGGCGGAGGAGCGGCCGATCCACGGCGCGGTGCTGCTGGGGCTCGACGAGCTGGCCCGGCGGTAG
- a CDS encoding OsmC family peroxiredoxin: MATTRKADTHWEGSLLDGKGNVTLASSHSGTFDVTWASRATEAADQTSPEELIAAAHATCYSMALSHGLAGAGTPPEKVDTHAEVDFQPGEGITGIRLVVRASVPGLSAEDFQAAAENAKANCPVSKALAGVPSITLDAALV; encoded by the coding sequence ATGGCGACTACGCGCAAGGCCGACACGCACTGGGAGGGCAGCCTCCTCGACGGCAAGGGCAACGTCACGCTGGCCTCGTCGCACAGCGGCACCTTCGACGTCACCTGGGCGTCGCGCGCCACCGAGGCGGCGGACCAGACCAGCCCCGAGGAGCTGATCGCGGCCGCGCACGCCACCTGCTACTCGATGGCGCTGTCGCACGGCCTGGCCGGCGCCGGCACCCCGCCGGAGAAGGTCGACACGCACGCCGAGGTCGACTTCCAGCCCGGCGAGGGCATCACCGGCATCCGCCTCGTGGTCCGCGCCTCGGTGCCCGGCCTGAGCGCCGAGGACTTCCAGGCCGCCGCCGAGAACGCCAAGGCGAACTGCCCGGTGTCCAAGGCGCTGGCCGGCGTCCCGTCGATCACGCTGGACGCCGCGCTCGTCTGA
- a CDS encoding 6-phospho-beta-glucosidase: MKLAVVGGGSTYTPELVDGFARLRDTLPLTELALIDPAADRVELIGGLARRIFAKQGHPGVVTTHTELESGIEGADAVLLQLRVGGQTIRNVDETFPLEFCCVGQETTGAGGFAKALRTVPVVLDIAERVRRIAPQAWIIDFTNPVGIVTRALLDAGHRAVGLCNVAIGFQRRAAAHLGVEPSRIKLDHVGLNHLTWERGFYLDGTDFLPKYLGEALDEVAHDIELPAELISRLGAIPSYYLRYFYAHDIVVKEQIDQVAKGENRAKAVAAVEAELLAQYADPTLDTKPEALSKRGGAFYSEAAVELLASLHGDLGEELVVNVRNAGTFPFLADDAVIEVPAIVDASGVRPAPLRAPIEPLYRGLIGHVSAYEELAVEAAIKGGVDRVRTAMLAHPLIGQADLADKLADSLVAKNRDFLPWA; the protein is encoded by the coding sequence ATGAAACTCGCCGTCGTAGGCGGAGGATCGACGTACACGCCGGAGCTGGTGGACGGCTTCGCGCGGCTGCGCGACACCCTGCCGCTCACCGAACTCGCGCTGATAGACCCGGCCGCGGACCGGGTGGAGCTGATCGGCGGGCTGGCCCGCCGGATCTTCGCCAAGCAGGGGCACCCGGGCGTGGTCACCACGCACACCGAGCTGGAGTCCGGCATCGAGGGCGCGGACGCGGTACTGCTCCAGCTGCGGGTCGGCGGGCAGACCATCCGGAACGTCGATGAGACCTTCCCGCTGGAGTTCTGCTGTGTCGGCCAGGAGACCACCGGGGCCGGCGGCTTCGCCAAGGCGCTGCGGACCGTGCCGGTGGTGCTGGACATCGCCGAGCGCGTCCGGCGAATAGCCCCGCAGGCCTGGATCATCGACTTCACCAACCCGGTCGGCATCGTCACCCGCGCGCTGCTGGACGCCGGGCACCGCGCGGTCGGGCTGTGCAACGTGGCCATCGGCTTCCAGCGCCGCGCCGCCGCGCACCTGGGGGTGGAGCCGTCGCGGATCAAGCTGGACCACGTCGGTCTCAACCACCTGACCTGGGAGCGCGGGTTCTACCTGGACGGCACGGACTTCCTGCCGAAGTACCTCGGCGAGGCGCTGGACGAGGTCGCGCACGACATCGAGCTGCCGGCCGAGCTGATCAGCCGGCTCGGCGCGATCCCCTCCTACTACCTGCGCTACTTCTACGCCCACGACATCGTGGTCAAGGAGCAGATCGACCAGGTCGCCAAGGGCGAGAACCGGGCCAAGGCGGTCGCGGCGGTGGAGGCCGAGCTGCTGGCGCAGTACGCCGACCCGACGCTGGACACCAAGCCGGAGGCGCTGAGCAAGCGCGGCGGCGCGTTCTACTCCGAGGCGGCGGTCGAGCTGCTCGCCTCGCTGCACGGCGACCTCGGCGAAGAACTGGTCGTCAACGTCCGCAACGCCGGCACCTTCCCGTTCCTGGCCGACGACGCGGTGATCGAGGTCCCCGCGATCGTGGACGCCTCCGGGGTCCGCCCGGCGCCGCTGCGCGCACCGATCGAGCCCTTGTACCGCGGCCTGATCGGACACGTTTCCGCCTACGAGGAGCTGGCCGTCGAGGCCGCGATCAAGGGCGGCGTGGACCGGGTCCGCACCGCGATGCTCGCGCACCCGCTGATCGGCCAGGCCGACCTGGCGGACAAGCTGGCCGACTCGCTGGTCGCCAAGAACCGCGACTTCCTGCCGTGGGCGTGA